Proteins encoded together in one Penicillium digitatum chromosome 1, complete sequence window:
- a CDS encoding DNA-directed RNA polymerase I, subunit RPA34.5, with translation MASSDSDSSSSRSTSPEVTTEKEKQLTKHLKEQESSEDETSDSGSDSDSDSDDSNEMKPSSSPGNRVVISGPQPYKPPAGFKSAKKQAPPSSKASSLLSNLNGKHVLHLTAPASLPLSKVKEVCMTKIMQGEPIISHDGVNFGIPVEALSEADPATKSLLLFDEKTQTYCTAAHDVPSYHVQEMIGLPSTLKNTDAVVAEMRKYVKPARPQPKNLKMRFRPVGTTSAPPETLGSSSESEAEAPSFKVPKGEERKRKLDHDEAEGEAPQATALPRKKSKKHSQENEENDKLSQKKSKKSHKNKEEKKRKKSEKA, from the exons ATGGCATCATCCGACAGCGATAGCAGCTCGAGCAGATCGACCTCACCCGAGGTCACGACcgaaaaagagaaacaatTGACAAAACACTTGAAGGAGCAGGAATCAAGCGAAGATGAAACCTCGGATTCAGGTTCAGACTCGGACAGCGACTCCGACGATTCCAACGAAATGAAGCCCAGCTCCAGCCCAGGCAACAG GGTCGTAATCTCAGGTCCCCAGCCATACAAACCACCAGCGGGCTTCAAATCTGCAAAGAAGCAGGCCCCGCCATCCTCCAAAGCCTCCTCCCTTCTCTCCAACCTCAACGGCAAACATGTCCTCCACCTCACAGCGCCAGCATCTCTGCCTTTGTCAAAGGTCAAGGAAGTGTGCATGACCAAGATCATGCAGGGTGAACCGATTATCTCTCACGACGGTGTGAACTTTGGTATCCCAGTCGAGGCTCTTTCCGAAGCCGATCCCGCGACCAAGTCACTACTTCTTTTCGACGAGAAGACACAAACGTATTGTACAGCAGCCCATGACGTGCCAAGTTACCACGTTCAAGAAATGATCGGTCTCCCAAGCACATTGAAAAACACCGATGCTGTAGTGGCAGAAATGCGCAAATATGTTAAGCCAGCCCGGCCGCAACCGAAGAACTTGAAGATGCGCTTCCGGCCTGTCGGGACAACCAGTGCGCCTCCAGAGACTCTTGGATCTAGCTCAGAATCCGAGGCTGAGGCACCTTCGTTCAAGGTTCCCAAGGGAGAGGAACGGAAGAGGAAGCTTGATCACGATGAAGCCGAGGGTGAAGCTCCCCAAGCCACGGCACTTCCTCggaagaaatcaaagaagcACTCACAAGAAAATGAGGAGAACGATAAATTGAGCCagaagaagtccaagaagTCCCACAAGAAcaaggaggaaaagaagcgGAAAAAGTCCGAAAAGGCATGA
- a CDS encoding RNA processing protein Grc3, putative → MVKRKAEKQQTAGPVSAVAALAARRARQQQAQSANVPKDVPKAIVESEPPSKKSRQSLEAPGATGTNEEYRGTRTKAAKNQDELFPAETTPERLVRVVRPQKLEVKPEAEDTVKQPEDEQPEKEQVEEAGEMEEDDIASVVGAADDYESPAEIPAELQNFPLSKARLNKSNIVYSDESTLCIRIKERTNLALLGYYDLWVKRGVVSLMGAKLHPSSQLHRVYAPSTHSLPVIKCVAGVDGEAEVEIKSCTSGISRLRDLSPLFQRVWAGESTAADKITLKGAAKDSKRTFSVLYTSADDSLNRHIRPLHLDKKWSASMKALSQREGQLRVLVCGPKASGKSTFSRYLLNHVLSPTPDAENGYINSDGVAFLDLDPGQPEFAPMGQVYLARLRSPFFGPPFTHPSLDDSHDGEIVRAHHIGAASPKEDPDHYALAVMDLMDQFRSLLEKHPQCPLIINYPGWIFGQGLEVVTWLVRSLGLSDVVYMSEKGPSEVVDPLGLAAREARVPLTILPSQPTDFVSRSSAQLRAMQIQSYFHMSYPNDLSTSLWSDVPLSRTRPITVNYTGARQGILGVMVMGSQINPDLLHETLEGAIVGVVAVESPKAIMRGIATPEPPNNEYHEDTDMDSANPDTGNPADLSIADSIVRTSEGLPYLFVGSGSCTPLDPKSSNCLGLALVRSIDTSSRKLELSTPIPSSHLENAIEHGHGIVLVRGQLDNPNWAISEEYYAARAAERRYQQSTSGLRKPGDSGSDQAHELDPAEHNRTLALLRERVRRASNVPWMTVVEDNSRHQREVAARREKSLWKLRKKAYPGSESEADC, encoded by the exons ATGGTGAAGCGAAAGGCCGAAAAACAGCAAACAGCGG GCCCTGTTAGCGCTGTCGCTGCTTTGGCAGCCCGTAGAGCTCGACAACAGCAAGCACAGAGCGCGAATGTTCCAAAGGATGTACCAAAAGCTATTGTTGAGAGCGAGCCGCCATCAAAAAAGTCACGGCAGTCTCTCGAGGCACCTGGGGCGACTGGAACCAATGAAGAGTATCGTGGTACACGGACAAAGGCAGCAAAGAACCAAGACGAGCTATTTCCCGCAGAAACAACACCGGAACGACTAGTAAGAGTTGTGCGGCCTCAAAAATTGGAAGTGAAGCCCGAGGCGGAGGATACTGTTAAGCAACCCGAAGACGAGCAGCCTGAAAAAGAACAAGTCGAGGAAGCAGGAGAAatggaggaggatgacattGCGTCTGTTGTGGGTGCTGCTGATGACTATGAATCGCCTGCAGAAATACCGGCGGAGCTCCAGAATTTCCCTCTATCAAAGGCTCGATTGAACAAAAGCAACATAGTCTACAGTGATGAGAGTACGCTTTGCATTCGCATTAAGGAACGGACG AACCTGGCATTGTTGGGCTATTATGATCTCTGGGTCAAAAGAGGTGTTGTCAGTCTGATGGGCGCAAAATTACATCCATCCTCCCAACTGCATAGAGTCTATGCTCCTTCGACCCACTCTTTGCCAGTCATCAAATgtgttgctggtgttgaCGGCGAAGCAGAAGTGGAGATCAAGTCCTGCACCAGCGGCATTTCCCGCCTCCGTGATCTCTCGCCTCTGTTTCAAAGGGTTTGGGCTGGCGAGAGCACCGCTGCAGATAAAATCACACTTAAAGGGGCTGCAAAAGACTCGAAGCGGACTTTTTCAGTG TTGTATACATCGGCAGATGATTCTTTAAATAGACATATCCGGCCACTTCACCTTGACAAGAAATGGAGTGCATCAATGAAAGCTCTCTCACAACGTGAAGGACAACTTCGGGTTCTAGTCTGTGGCCCGAAGGCATCTGGGAAGTCTACCTTCAGTCGATACTTGTTGAATCATGTTCTCAGTCCGACACCAGATGCCGAAAATGGATATATTAATTCCGATGGAGTTGCTTTCCTGGATCTAGACCCAGGTCAGCCTGAGTTTGCCCCTATGGGTCAAGTTTATCTTGCGCGCTTACGTTCTCCATTCTTCGGTCCGCCTTTCACCCATCCATCATTGGATGATTCCCATGACGGTGAAATAGTGCGAGCGCATCACATCGGTGCAGCATCTCCAAAAGAAGACCCTGATCACTATGCACTAGCGGTTATGGATCTTATGGATCAGTTCCGCTCGTTACTGGAAAAACATCCCCAATGCCCTCTGATTATCAACTATCCCGGTTGGATCTTTGGACAAGGATTAGAGGTTGTAACTTGGCTGGTCAGATCTCTCGGTCTCTCTGATGTGGTTTATATGAGTGAAAAGGGCCCATCAGAAGTTGTGGATCCGTTGGGGCTGGCTGCCCGTGAAGCTCGAGTCCCCTTGACAATCCTCCCCTCTCAGCCTACTGATTTCGTGAGCCGATCAAGCGCTCAGTTGCGAGCGATGCAAATCCAGTCATACTTCCATATGTCTTATCCAAATGATCTCAGCACTTCTCTTTGGTCGGATGTACCGCTGTCTCGTACGAGGCCTATTACTGTGAACTATACGGGCGCACGACAAGGCATTCTGGGCGTCATGGTCATGGGATCCCAGATCAACCCCGATTTACTCCATGAAACGCTTGAAGGCGCTATCGTAGGAGTCGTGGCCGTGGAATCGCCGAAAGCTATCATGAGGGGGATAGCGACACCAGAGCCACCAAATAACGAATACCATGAGGACACCGACATGGATTCAGCAAACCCAGACACGGGTAATCCAGCTGATCTTTCCATCGCCGACAGTATTGTACGAACCTCAGAGGGCCTTCCTTACCTCTTTGTTGGTTCCGGCAGTTGCACCCCATTGGATCCCAAATCGTCGAACTGTCTTGGCCTGGCTTTGGTCCGCTCGATAGATACCTCTTCGCGAAAGCTTGAGCTATCCACTCCTATTCCCTCATCTCACCTAGAAAATGCCATCGAGCATGGTCATGGCATTGTGCTGGTCCGCGGGCAACTGGATAACCCGAATTGGGCTATCAGTGAAGAATACTACGCCGCTCGTGCGGCAGAGCGGCGTTACCAGCAATCGACATCTGGGCTGAGGAAACCTGGAGACTCTGGCAGTGATCAGGCACACGAGCTCGATCCGGCTGAACACAATCGAACGCTTGCACTGCTACGAGAAAGGGTTCGCCGGGCGAGCAATGTGCCTTGGATGACTGTGGTGGAAGATAACAGTCGTCACCAGCGTGAAGTTGCTGCGCGACGAGAAAAGTCACTGTGGAAGTTAAGGAAGAAGGCATATCCCGGCAGCGAGAGCGAGGCGGACTGTTAG
- a CDS encoding UDP-glucose:sterol glycosyltransferase: MKPTSPNRLFSDRVPDKFKDGDDARIDFTAPPRGMGSRDGNVHYMQQSLFSMIAAVGSKSDFHARFDESSDSDGEAEENLQIEQTSGKLSSPTLVPTLDSRQPSKRSESNTPVLEERGRRHQRTISENKLLQRLFSATPRAAPVLSRMVEAQSHFDLTSAAPNLPPDLNKPIEEQPQSSASALSTRLMKMFGFAKPEKVLVEYACSLLQSMLLQGYMYVTEGHICFYAYLPKKSNVAIKSGCLSKRGRKNPTYHRYWFALKGDVLSYYADPSNLYFPSGHVDLRYGISASLAERKDGDAKDFQVTTDQRTYLFRADSATSAKEWVKALQKVIFRTHNEGDSVKVSFPITNVIDLEESPMADFAETFKIRVLDSGETYAIDEYFFSFFDSGQDAFNYIKGLVNAASATTEMKELQGKHDIQHQPESSRSAHKRQSASSGRISDQKQGDSPRKRSSSVGNENQGSADSFVEQGTGSSPIIHSMTETTESASQILHRSDVFQSPTMPKLRRRTLDVGETIRQTSDGTTPSASARVDLDVAAGSPSGTLGGNETTGDTRHTTGQSSSMQSSRPRSVTHLNELVKAGTYPLQRAAGFAEYLKSRSKQMSTLLATESMGYIEKVSGMWIGGQKHYGEREGPLLEDQNVDPEDNEGASNYGDRFRAHFALPSSEKLQATYYAYLHRVLPLYGKIYISQKKLCFRSLIPGTRTKMILPFKDIENVEKEKGFRFGYHGLVVIIRGHEELFFEFNASDSRDDCAVTLHQNLESVKFLVESGLLADEERDEIEAAKAEHRMLQEARLDSPEEHDARPSFTEDSSEIHPFFDDPRASIISFKPREPLRITCLTIGSRGDVQPYIALCKGLLAEGHKPKIATHAEFEPWIRKHGIDFAPVDGDPAELMRICVENGMFTYSFLREASLKFRGWIDDLLSSAWIGCQGSDLLIESPSAMAGIHIAEALRIPYFRGFTMPWTRTRAYPHAFAVPENRMGGAYNYITYVMFDNIFWKAIAGQVNRWRNNELGLKATTLDKMQQNKVPFLYNYSPSVVAPPLDYPDWIRITGYWFLNEGTDWTPPTELSNFIAQARADGKKLVYIGFGSIVVSDPAALTRTVVESVQKADVRCIISKGWSDRLGDPASTKTEIPLPPEIHLIQSAPHDWLFSQIDAAAHHGGAGTTGASLRAGIPTIVKPFFGDQFFFGSRVEDLGVGICMKKLNVSVFSRALWEATHSERMIIKARNLGIQIRNEDGVATAIQALYRDLEYAKTLARQKSLASSTPFSPTPTAKTSPDGGDDDLHDIEEWTFVGDETGIDISKRMRERAASDAHKLGSNMFQ, from the exons ATGAAACCTACTTCGCCCAACCGTCTATTTTCAGATCGAGTACCAGACAAATTTAAAGATGGCGATGATGCCCGGATTGATTTCACAGCTCCACCGCGAGGTATGGGCTCACGGGACGGCAACGTGCATTACATGCAGCAATCCCTCTTCTCCATGATTGCTGCTGTCGGATCTAAGTCGGACTTCCATGCCCGGTTTGATGAATCCAGTGATAGTGATGGAGAGGCTGAAGAGAATCTGCAGATTGAACAAACTAGTGGGAAACTCTCATCTCCGACGCTGGTGCCAACCTTGGACTCCCGCCAGCCAAGCAAGAGATCGGAATCAAACACACCCGTTCTGGAAGAAAGAGGACGCCGCCATCAAAGAACAATATCCGAAAATAAGCTTCTGCAGAGATTATTTAG TGCGACACCGCGAGCAGCCCCAGTTCTAAGTCGCATGGTTGAAGCGCAATCTCACTTTGACTTGACATCGGCTGCACCAAACTTGCCACCCGATTTAAACAAACCCATAGAGGAACAGCCGCAATCATCTGCGTCCGCTCTTTCTACGCGATTGATGAAGATGTTTGGATTTGCGAAGCCCGAAAAGGTTCTGGTGGAGTATGCTTGCTCGTTGCTCCAAAGCAtgcttcttcaaggctaCATGTATGTTACGGAAGGTCACATTTGTTTTTACGCCTATCTTCCAAAGAAGTCCAATGTGGCGATAAAGTCGGGGTGCCTATCCAAACGCGGCCGCAAGAATCCCACGTATCATCGCTATTGGTTTGCTCTGAAGGGCGACGTCCTCTCATACTATGCAGATCCCTCCAATCTCTATTTTCCTAGCGGACATGTCGATCTTCGATATGGGATCTCTGCATCTCTCGCAGAACGCAAAGACGGCGATGCGAAAGATTTTCAGGTCACCACTGATCAGCGGACCTATTTGTTCAGAGCAGACAGTGCTACCAGTGCAAAGGAATGGGTGAAAGCTCTCCAGAAAGTCATATTTCGGACGCATAATGAAGGTGATAGTGTCAAAGTATCATTCCCAATAACAAATGTTATTGACCTGGAGGAGAGCCCTATGGCCGATTTTGCGGAGACATTCAAAATCCGAGTTCTCGACAGCGGCGAAACATATGCAATCGACGAG TACTTCTTTTCGTTCTTTGATTCGGGCCAGGACGCGTTCAATTACATCAAAGGCCTAGTCAATGCTGCATCGGCTACTACTGAAATGAAGGAGTTGCAGGGTAAACACGACATCCAACATCAACCCGAATCAAGCCGTTCTGCCCATAAGCGACAGTCGGCCAGCAGCGGTCGAATATCCGACCAAAAGCAGGGAGATTCACCACGCAAGCGAAGCTCCAGTGTAGGAAATGAGAATCAAGGCTCGGCGGACTCATTCGTGGAGCAAGGGACCGGATCATCGCCGATAATACATTCTATGACAGAGACCACTGAATCTGCCAGTCAGATACTGCACAGGAGCGACGTCTTTCAATCGCCCACCATGCCCAAACTGCGAAGACGCACATTAGATGTGGGAGAAACCATTCGACAAACTTCTGATGGTACGACTCCCTCCGCGTCTGCGCGGGTGGACCTAGATGTAGCGGCAGGCTCTCCGTCTGGAACACTCGGTGGCAATGAAACCACAGGCGATACGCGACATACCACCGGCCAATCTAGTTCAATGCAATCTTCAAGACCGAGGTCGGTCACTCATCTGAACGAGCTTGTCAAAGCGGGCACATATCCCCTCCAACGCGCCGCTGGTTTTGCAGAATACTTGAAGAGCCGCTCGAAACAGATGAGTACGCTGTTAGCAACAGAGTCAATGGGCTATATAGAAAAGGTCTCTGGCATGTGGATTGGTGGGCAGAAGCATTATGGAGAGCGAGAAGGACCCTTGCTCGAAGACCAGAACGTTGATCCCGAGGACAACGAAGGTGCATCTAATTACGGGGATCGCTTTCGTGCCCACTTTGCTCTCCCATCTAGCGAAAAACTGCAAGCGACTTATTACGCATATTTGCATCGTGTGCTCCCGCTCTACGGCAAGATCTACATAAGTCAGAAGAAACTTTGTTTCCGCAGCCTGATTCCTGGTACGCGGACCAAAATGATTTTACCGTTCAAGGACATTGAGAatgttgaaaaagagaaaggCTTCCGCTTCGGATACCATGGACTTGTCGTCATTATCCGTGGCCATGAAGAGCTTTTCTTTGAGTTCAACGCCTCAGATTCACGAGATGACTGTGCAGTTACATTGCATCAAAATCTGGAGTCCGTAAAATTCCTAGTGGAATCTGGCTTGCTAGCAGATGAAGAGCGAGACGAAATTGAAGCTGCCAAGGCTGAGCACCGCATGCTCCAGGAAGCAAGACTGGACAGCCCTGAGGAACACGATGCACGTCCGAGTTTCACTGAAGATTCATCTGAGATACATCCGTTTTTTGACGATCCTCGCGCTTCCATTATCAGCTTCAAACCTCGCGAGCCTCTAAGGATTACCTGTCTGACCATCGGCTCCCGGGGCGATGTACAGCCGTACATTGCGCTTTGCAAAGGACTGCTCGCGGAGGGCCACAAACCGAAGATTGCGACCCACGCCGAGTTCGAACCCTGGATCAGAAAACACGGGATTGACTTTGCCCCCGTTGATGGCGATCCTGCGGAGCTAATGCGAATTTGCGTGGAGAACGGGATGTTCACATATTCCTTCCTCAGGGAAGCTTCCTTGAAGTTCAGAGGATGGATCGATGATCTTTTGTCATCGGCTTGGATTGGTTGTCAGGGCAGTGACCTTCTGATCGAGTCGCCGAGTGCCATGGCCGGAATCCACATTGCAGAGGCTTTAAGGATTCCGTACTTCCGCGGGTTCACCATGCCATGGACAAGAACACGGGCCTATCCTCATGCTTTCGCAGTGCCAGAGAATCGTATGGGTGGAGCATACAACTACATCACATACGTCATGTTCGACAACATTTTCTGGAAGGCTATCGCGGGGCAAGTAAACCGCTGGCGAAACAACGAGTTGGGATTGAAGGCCACAACCTTGGACAAGATGCAGCAAAACAAAGTCCCGTTCCTTTATAATTACTCGCCCTCCGTGGTGGCCCCGCCTCTCGATTACCCGGATTGGATTCGCATTACCGGCTACTGGTTTTTGAATGAGGGTACCGATTGGACTCCTCCAACTGAACTATCAAATTTCATTGCGCAGGCCAGAGCGGATGGCAAGAAGCTGGTGTACATCGGGTTCGGATCCATTGTGGTCTCGGATCCTGCTGCCCTGACGCGGACTGTTGTCGAATCAGTCCAGAAAGCAGATGTCCGATGCATCATCTCGAAGGGGTGGTCCGATAGACTTGGGGACCCAGCTAGCACGAAAACTGAGATACCTCTACCACCAGAGATTCATCTGATCCAGTCCGCACCCCATGACTGGCTGTTCTCTCAGATCGATGCTGCAGCCCACCACGGCGGAGCAGGAACCACCGGCGCAAGTCTTCGAGCCGGCATCCCCACCATTGTTAAGCCATTTTTCGGAGATCAGTTCTTCTTCGGTTCCCGGGTGGAGGATTTAGGCGTTGGTATCTGcatgaagaaattgaacGTCAGCGTATTCTCGCGAGCTCTCTGGGAGGCAACGCATAGCGAACGCATGATTATAAAGGCACGGAATCTGGGTATTCAGATTCGCAAT GAAGACGGTGTGGCCACTGCAATCCAGGCCCTCTATCGCGATCTTGAATACGCTAAGACCTTGGCCCGACAGAAGTCACTTGCCTCGTCAACCCCATTCTCTCCTACACCTACAGCTAAGACCTCCCCGGATGGAGGCGATGACGACCTTCATGATATTGAAGAGTGGACGTTTGTCGGCGATGAAACCGGCATCGACATTTCGAAGCGGATGCGTGAGCGAGCTGCTTCAGATGCCCACAAGTTAGGTTCCAACATGTTCCAatga